One stretch of Candidatus Korarchaeota archaeon NZ13-K DNA includes these proteins:
- a CDS encoding lactate utilization protein, with product MGLLLSLAGTLTESPGPRSSLELVDWILSGRLTGRLADLLLSSYTFCGDAPDDLSGLVRLTTELRERVMSNLDSLLASVCRELEENRMRCYIAETRDEARKIVGEIVGSGKIVFKSFALTLEECGIGEHLSRIGNEVHDAEFPILAKGLGRFEDLSTYRGKIERADFGITDAASLSVDPGALFLLPRSGLERLISMVPPRHVALVGLDQLARSYEEGFRIVELAMKLDRSLSYAGVVGGPSKTGDIEKKIVYGAHGPREVHVVLLDDGRREAAVRSPLKEALALPSLGKIPCRQLWPFWREILGIEGSKELSKSLLAGNETRYLGIDIGHLLEAL from the coding sequence ATGGGCCTGCTCCTCTCACTGGCCGGAACGCTGACCGAAAGCCCCGGGCCTAGGTCCAGCTTGGAGCTGGTTGACTGGATCCTCTCGGGGAGGCTGACTGGGAGACTGGCTGATCTCCTGCTCAGCTCCTACACCTTTTGCGGGGATGCGCCGGATGATCTCTCGGGTCTGGTGAGACTCACTACCGAGCTCAGGGAGAGGGTCATGTCGAACCTGGACTCCCTGCTAGCCTCCGTCTGCAGGGAGCTGGAGGAGAATAGGATGAGGTGCTACATCGCTGAGACCCGTGATGAGGCCAGGAAGATAGTTGGGGAGATCGTGGGCAGCGGGAAGATCGTTTTCAAATCCTTCGCCCTGACGCTGGAGGAGTGCGGCATAGGGGAGCATCTGTCTCGCATTGGAAACGAGGTTCACGACGCGGAATTCCCAATTTTGGCCAAGGGTCTTGGGAGATTTGAGGATCTCAGCACCTACAGGGGGAAAATAGAGAGGGCAGATTTCGGGATCACGGATGCGGCATCCCTCTCTGTAGACCCAGGGGCTCTCTTCCTACTCCCCAGGAGCGGCCTGGAGAGGCTCATCTCGATGGTCCCACCGAGGCACGTGGCCCTGGTGGGCTTGGATCAGCTGGCGCGCAGCTACGAGGAGGGATTCAGGATTGTGGAGCTGGCGATGAAGCTTGATAGGAGCCTGAGCTACGCTGGAGTGGTTGGTGGTCCGAGCAAGACAGGGGATATCGAGAAGAAGATAGTCTACGGTGCCCATGGACCTAGGGAAGTGCACGTGGTTCTCTTAGACGATGGTAGGAGGGAGGCAGCTGTGAGGAGTCCCCTGAAGGAGGCGCTCGCACTTCCCTCCCTGGGGAAGATCCCCTGCCGTCAGCTATGGCCCTTCTGGAGGGAGATTCTCGGAATAGAAGGTTCTAAGGAGCTATCAAAATCCCTTTTGGCGGGTAATGAGACAAGGTATCTTGGCATCGATATCGGGCACCTGCTGGAGGCTCTATGA
- a CDS encoding aminotransferase class I/II-fold pyridoxal phosphate-dependent enzyme, translating to MDPLEAYRKVQSSILEHHEWFDSSLPMIASENVTSPAVRRAMTSDFGHRYAEGWVGERVYAGTKYIDEVESIAMELVKRIFNVRFADVRPISGVVANLSVYTAFTQPGDVVMALPITKGGHISMGPLRGSEGQFIGGTAGAVRGLDVRYLAFDDQNMNIDVDKSLRRIEENKPKLVILGGSVILFPHPVRELLDACRSVGALVHYDAAHVAGLIAGKQFQRPIEEGADVMTMSTHKTFFGPQHGAVVTNDEELFERIKLANFPGLLSNHHLHAVAALALAAAEMLAFGEDYARQVVRNAKFLAQALHDEGFAVVAEHLGFTETHQVLLDVDALGGGYRCEKLLEEANIIVNRNLLPWDIKRGRSFRDPGGLRLGVAEITRLGMREDEMREIARLYRKVLLEREDPRKVAEMVSELRRRFRTVKYAFEEGPAYEY from the coding sequence CTGGATCCGCTCGAGGCCTACAGGAAGGTTCAATCCTCAATATTGGAGCATCATGAGTGGTTCGATTCATCACTTCCCATGATAGCGAGTGAGAACGTGACCAGTCCGGCTGTCAGGAGGGCGATGACATCGGATTTCGGCCATAGGTACGCGGAGGGTTGGGTTGGGGAGAGGGTGTACGCGGGCACTAAGTACATAGATGAGGTTGAGTCCATCGCCATGGAGCTCGTTAAGAGGATATTCAACGTGAGGTTCGCGGATGTCAGACCTATAAGCGGTGTTGTCGCAAATCTCTCGGTTTACACGGCTTTCACCCAGCCTGGGGACGTAGTCATGGCCCTTCCCATCACTAAGGGGGGGCACATAAGCATGGGCCCCCTGAGGGGGAGCGAGGGTCAGTTCATAGGGGGCACGGCAGGGGCGGTGAGGGGACTGGACGTCAGGTACCTGGCATTCGATGACCAGAACATGAACATAGATGTCGATAAGAGCCTTAGGAGAATAGAGGAGAACAAGCCGAAGCTTGTTATACTGGGAGGGAGCGTGATACTCTTCCCCCACCCTGTCAGGGAACTGCTTGATGCCTGCAGATCCGTTGGGGCCCTGGTACACTACGATGCGGCTCACGTGGCTGGTCTGATAGCCGGCAAGCAGTTCCAGCGGCCGATCGAGGAGGGGGCCGATGTCATGACGATGAGCACGCATAAGACGTTCTTCGGACCTCAGCATGGTGCGGTGGTGACGAACGATGAGGAGCTATTCGAGAGAATAAAGCTGGCGAACTTCCCAGGGTTGCTGAGCAATCACCACCTTCATGCCGTGGCGGCCCTGGCGCTGGCCGCCGCGGAGATGCTGGCCTTCGGTGAGGATTACGCGAGGCAGGTGGTGAGGAACGCCAAGTTCCTGGCTCAGGCCCTGCACGACGAGGGCTTCGCGGTGGTGGCAGAGCACCTGGGCTTCACAGAGACACATCAGGTGCTCTTGGATGTCGACGCTTTGGGGGGCGGCTACAGGTGCGAGAAGCTGCTGGAGGAGGCCAACATAATAGTGAACAGGAACCTCCTGCCCTGGGATATAAAGAGGGGAAGGAGCTTCAGGGATCCCGGAGGTCTGAGGCTTGGGGTGGCTGAGATCACCAGGCTTGGGATGCGTGAGGATGAGATGAGGGAAATAGCGAGACTCTACAGGAAGGTGCTGCTGGAAAGGGAGGATCCCAGGAAGGTCGCGGAGATGGTGAGCGAGCTCAGGAGAAGGTTCAGGACCGTGAAGTACGCCTTTGAGGAGGGTCCCGCCTACGAGTATTGA
- a CDS encoding threonine synthase, whose translation MLQGYELKCIDCGSSYEADAWLMRCPKCDGLLEARLKSVPDVSWELFRSRRMGVWRYRELLPKVRSQVTMGEGGTPLVDLEGRLLVKFEGLNPTGSFKDRGMSVAISLAREIGVRSVVCASTGNTAASMSAYAARAGLKSFVVLPKGKVAKGKLAQAALHGAVVLEIEGSFDDALRAVMGASGRSLGLYPLNSFNPWRLEGQKTLAYEIADEIGIPDWVVLPVGNAGNISAIWKGFKELRDIGLVDELPRLIGVQAEGASPIVRAYREGRDEPLFTDNPETIATAIRIGRPVNWPKAMRALRESDGLAVEVSDQEILEAQRRLGRMGIGVEPASASPYAAYLKLLGEEIDPGDTVVLVATGHALKDPDILPFPDAVRVRDSEEAINFLRGAMT comes from the coding sequence ATGCTCCAGGGGTACGAGCTCAAGTGCATCGACTGCGGATCCTCGTACGAGGCGGATGCCTGGCTCATGAGGTGCCCTAAGTGCGACGGTTTGTTGGAGGCGAGACTCAAGAGCGTTCCTGATGTATCCTGGGAGCTTTTCAGGTCCAGGAGGATGGGCGTCTGGAGGTACAGGGAGCTCCTGCCGAAGGTGAGATCGCAAGTGACGATGGGTGAGGGAGGGACCCCTCTGGTGGATCTGGAAGGCAGGCTGCTCGTCAAGTTCGAGGGACTGAACCCGACGGGATCCTTCAAGGACAGGGGCATGTCCGTCGCCATCAGCTTGGCCAGGGAGATCGGGGTGAGAAGTGTTGTGTGCGCCTCCACAGGAAACACTGCCGCTTCAATGTCGGCATACGCCGCCAGAGCTGGTTTGAAGAGCTTCGTGGTGCTTCCCAAGGGGAAGGTCGCTAAGGGGAAGCTGGCTCAGGCGGCCCTTCACGGGGCCGTCGTGCTGGAGATAGAGGGATCCTTCGATGACGCACTGAGGGCGGTCATGGGGGCATCGGGAAGGAGCCTGGGCCTCTATCCACTCAACTCATTCAACCCCTGGAGGCTGGAGGGTCAGAAGACGCTGGCCTATGAGATTGCTGATGAGATAGGGATCCCGGACTGGGTCGTGCTGCCCGTGGGCAACGCCGGCAACATATCCGCGATTTGGAAGGGGTTCAAGGAACTGAGGGACATCGGGCTGGTTGATGAGCTCCCCAGGCTCATCGGTGTGCAGGCTGAGGGGGCCTCCCCCATAGTCAGAGCTTACAGGGAGGGGAGGGATGAGCCCCTTTTCACAGATAATCCCGAGACGATTGCCACGGCCATAAGGATAGGGAGACCGGTCAACTGGCCGAAGGCCATGAGGGCCCTCAGGGAGAGCGACGGTCTGGCCGTCGAGGTGAGCGATCAGGAGATCTTAGAGGCCCAAAGAAGACTTGGAAGAATGGGAATTGGAGTGGAGCCAGCATCAGCCTCCCCATACGCTGCCTACCTCAAACTCCTGGGTGAGGAGATAGATCCCGGAGATACGGTCGTTCTGGTGGCGACGGGTCATGCCCTGAAGGATCCGGACATACTGCCGTTCCCGGACGCAGTGAGGGTGAGGGACAGCGAAGAGGCCATCAACTTCCTGAGGGGGGCGATGACGTGA
- a CDS encoding homoserine kinase has protein sequence MRVRAYCSSANLGPGYDLMGIALDAFHDVVDVELVSGRGYARVVEVRGPYASSIPLGEMNSAAEAARAALRIAEQRMDAIIRIWKGVPPRRGLGSSGASAAATVKAIDEALGGILSEDDLVRAASEGERAASGSPHADNVAPSLIGGLVVLGDEIIRFRPDFRFLLLIPWVEVPESKTGYMRSVIPRDVPFEKFMKHCSHLSLLLLGLALGDARMFGEGMSYSFVDEVRASLIPGLDELKREALNLGALGASISGAGPAILILCEECDAISEGMRNKCRELGIPATVVETSPAEGASAV, from the coding sequence GTGAGGGTGAGGGCCTACTGCTCGAGCGCGAACCTGGGACCCGGTTACGACCTGATGGGAATAGCTCTGGATGCCTTCCACGATGTGGTCGATGTCGAGCTTGTCAGCGGGAGGGGTTATGCCAGGGTGGTCGAGGTCAGGGGTCCCTACGCGTCCTCCATACCCCTCGGTGAGATGAACTCCGCCGCAGAGGCTGCCAGAGCGGCCCTGCGAATCGCAGAGCAAAGGATGGATGCCATAATAAGGATATGGAAGGGCGTGCCCCCTCGAAGGGGTCTCGGGAGCAGCGGCGCCTCCGCGGCGGCCACGGTCAAGGCCATAGATGAGGCGCTCGGGGGCATCCTCAGCGAGGATGATCTAGTGAGGGCCGCAAGCGAGGGTGAGAGGGCCGCCTCGGGATCGCCTCACGCCGATAACGTGGCCCCGTCACTCATCGGGGGATTGGTCGTTTTAGGCGATGAGATAATCAGGTTCAGGCCCGACTTCAGGTTTCTCCTCCTCATCCCGTGGGTCGAGGTGCCCGAGAGTAAGACAGGGTACATGAGGAGCGTCATCCCGAGGGATGTCCCATTTGAGAAGTTCATGAAGCACTGCTCCCACCTCTCGCTCCTGCTCCTGGGCCTCGCCCTGGGGGACGCTAGGATGTTCGGCGAGGGGATGAGCTACTCCTTCGTTGATGAGGTTAGGGCTAGCCTCATCCCGGGGCTCGATGAGCTCAAAAGGGAGGCCCTGAACTTGGGGGCTCTCGGTGCCTCCATAAGCGGGGCGGGACCGGCCATACTCATACTCTGTGAGGAATGCGATGCGATCTCGGAGGGGATGAGGAATAAGTGCAGGGAGCTCGGGATCCCCGCGACCGTGGTGGAGACCTCCCCCGCGGAGGGGGCCTCGGCTGTATGA
- a CDS encoding radical SAM protein has translation MIVRVRGGLFIPDLQPPKEAHLELTSECNLSCSFCYRRSWSPESGFMSPDLFRRIMNDLRELGVRSIWLDGFGEPTLHPNFEQFVRMAAESFEVNLVTNGTLMREKVRGVARMLSNIFVSVESVISETYQVMRGFQLGGLEERIRELSQEGARIWLSTVLMRSTYQGLPSLVKWASELGVRGILLSNIIPTSREMEEERLYGRAEVDHVSDVIREAWIVATGSNMKLVTPSFHYRGERWCPFIERDSFAVTYDGEVVPCLFTLHSYRAWVDGKEVSVSQISFGNLRERSLKDIWFSESYVTFRSMVRLSQYPSCNDCPAWDGCQISESNLYDCWGNSPSCSFCPYYRGVTQCPSDSIVGGLFR, from the coding sequence ATGATCGTTAGGGTCAGAGGAGGCCTCTTCATCCCGGACCTGCAACCGCCAAAGGAGGCTCACTTGGAGCTAACCAGCGAGTGCAACCTGAGCTGCTCCTTCTGCTACAGGAGGAGCTGGAGTCCCGAGTCCGGATTCATGAGCCCGGATCTCTTCAGGAGGATCATGAATGATCTCAGGGAATTGGGTGTGAGGAGCATATGGCTGGATGGATTCGGGGAGCCTACACTGCACCCCAACTTTGAACAGTTCGTCAGGATGGCTGCAGAGAGCTTCGAGGTCAATCTGGTCACCAACGGAACACTGATGCGTGAGAAGGTCAGAGGTGTGGCTAGGATGCTGTCCAACATATTCGTGAGCGTGGAGTCCGTTATTTCTGAGACGTATCAAGTGATGAGGGGCTTCCAACTGGGAGGCTTGGAGGAGAGAATAAGGGAGCTCTCTCAGGAGGGTGCCAGGATCTGGTTGTCCACTGTCCTGATGAGGAGCACCTATCAAGGGCTCCCCTCCCTCGTCAAGTGGGCCTCAGAGCTCGGCGTCAGGGGCATACTCCTCTCCAACATAATACCGACGAGCAGGGAGATGGAGGAGGAGAGGCTCTACGGGAGGGCCGAGGTGGATCACGTGTCGGATGTCATCAGAGAAGCATGGATCGTGGCCACCGGAAGCAATATGAAGCTTGTGACTCCCTCATTCCACTACAGAGGTGAGAGGTGGTGTCCCTTCATAGAGAGGGATTCATTCGCCGTCACCTACGATGGGGAGGTCGTTCCATGCCTCTTCACCCTCCACAGCTACAGGGCCTGGGTGGACGGTAAGGAGGTTAGCGTCAGCCAGATAAGCTTCGGTAACCTAAGGGAGAGGTCTCTCAAGGACATCTGGTTCTCAGAGAGCTACGTTACTTTCAGATCAATGGTGAGGCTCTCCCAGTATCCATCATGCAATGACTGCCCGGCCTGGGACGGGTGCCAGATATCGGAGAGCAACCTCTACGATTGTTGGGGCAACTCACCCTCCTGCTCATTCTGCCCCTACTACAGGGGAGTCACGCAATGCCCCAGCGACTCAATAGTTGGGGGCCTGTTCAGGTGA